Within the Syntrophorhabdaceae bacterium genome, the region TAGCCATTGCGAGGAAAATTAAATGGTGAAGGCACTCACGGTCTTGCTGCGGAGAATACGGGAGAGAGGGATACCTTTATCGTTACAGTAGCGCGACTTGAGCGGGCAAAGATCCGAAACGTGGTATAATACGCACCTGCATGAGGGCGGAATGCCGGATTAGATGCGGAGCAGACGATCGAGAGGGTAAAACCCCTTTTATTATAGGCAGATCTGATAGGGGCAGGAAAAAATGGCCTATCTTTTCTATAAAATCAATAAAAATTGGAATGACCATGGAAGAAAGAAAATCTACAGTCTCCGTTGAAGAAGCTCTGAAAATCATTCTGGACGCGGTCCGTCCATTGGGCAGTGAAACCGTCCCTATTATGGAGGCAGTCAACCGTGTGCTTTTCGAGGATATCGTATCGGACATAATGGTCCCTCCCCTCGATGATTCCGCCATGGACGGTTATGCGGTGATTGCCGCGGATACCCTGGGCGCGTCAAGGGACAAGCCCGTAAAGCTCCAGGTTACGGGTGAAGTCCAGGCAGGCGGGGCGTTTCTGGACAAAGAAGTTTCAGCAGGACAAGCCATCAGGATCATGACCGGTGCGCCGGTCCCGAAGGGGGCTGATGCGATTGTCAAATTTGAAGACACCGCGGAAGAGGGCGGCATTGTCAGAATCTTCCATGAAACGACCAAATACAATAACTACAGGTTCGCGGGAGAGAGCATCAGGAAGGGAGACACGGTCCTGTGCAAAGGGGACAGGCTTAATTCCGCGGGGGTGGGTATTCTCGCGTCGCAAAACCGCAACATGGTGAAAGTATTCAAAAGGCCGACTGTCTCGATTATCTCGACGGGAGATGAGCTGGCTGATATAGGCCAGGAGATCAAGATCGGTCAGATCAGGGACGTGAACGCCTACACCTTATACTCGGAGACGAGAAAATACAGGTCCCTTCCGACCTATCTCGGCATCGTGAAGGATACGGTAAAGGATGGCAAG harbors:
- the glp gene encoding gephyrin-like molybdotransferase Glp, with product MEERKSTVSVEEALKIILDAVRPLGSETVPIMEAVNRVLFEDIVSDIMVPPLDDSAMDGYAVIAADTLGASRDKPVKLQVTGEVQAGGAFLDKEVSAGQAIRIMTGAPVPKGADAIVKFEDTAEEGGIVRIFHETTKYNNYRFAGESIRKGDTVLCKGDRLNSAGVGILASQNRNMVKVFKRPTVSIISTGDELADIGQEIKIGQIRDVNAYTLYSETRKYRSLPTYLGIVKDTVKDGKGIFLEALKSDVVISTGGVSMGRYDFVKEIYSELGVEMEFEWVNVKPGRPCAFGKTGDKLVFGLPGNPVSTLTSFMQFVRPALLKLMGAKKIHKPVASAILEEDVKHQAGKTNFLRGRFTIRNDQFYVTTTGSQKSSVLSSMSDANCLIIIPESEVKVRAGDRVTIQLIEHDEI